From one Humulus lupulus chromosome 8, drHumLupu1.1, whole genome shotgun sequence genomic stretch:
- the LOC133794815 gene encoding uncharacterized protein LOC133794815, producing MALALLSSFPTINTYTYSNIRRLSPSLSFSSNAVTTLHKSFSRRNSCNKAYAFRNCYNNRPFFHQPLDHHRIFSTKRTGLLLVPFNANKNSEPEGGGGAGAGAGGEGKGGEQDFKAMETVLRLYSAIKSKNVHELSDVISDECQCVCNFFSSGFQPFNGKKQVLDFFLRLIKSLGNHIEFVVTPTMQDGLNVGIKWRLEWKNINVPLGKGVSLHMCHVYHGKMVIRNLEMFLEPLLPVEPFRLRTIRYTTSIMEHLSSLLIFRNKPKRVAYILLSLFIMVALIIFFNLTTF from the exons ATGGCTTTGGCTTTGCTATCATCATTCCCTACCATTAATACATACACGTACAGCAATATTAGAAGACTCTCACCTTCCCTATCATTCTCATCTAATGCAGTTACCACCTTACACAAATCTTTTTCTCGCAGGAACTCATGCAACAAAGCTTATGCTTTTCGCAATTGTTATAATAATAGACCATTTTTTCACCAGCCTTTAGATCATCACAGAATCTTTTCTACAAAGCGCACAGGCCTACTTCTAgtgccattcaatgctaataagaaCTCAGAAccagaaggaggaggaggagcaggagcaggagcaggaggagAAGGTAAAGGAGGTGAACAAGACTTCAAAGCCATGGAAACAGTCCTCAGACTTTACTCCGCCATCAAGAGCAAAAACGTTCATGAATTATCCGACGTAATTAGCGATGAATGTCAATGTGTTTGCAATTTTTTCTCGAGTGGTTTTcaaccctttaatggaaaaaag CAAGTGTTGGATTTTTTCTTGCGTCTGATAAAAAGCTTGGGGAACCACATTGAATTTGTTGTGACACCAACTATGCAAGATGGATTGAATGTTGGTATCAAATGGAGATTAG AGTGGAAAAATATAAATGTGCCTCTAGGAAAGGGGGTCAGCTTACATATGTGCCACGTTTATCATGGAAAGATGGTAATAAG GAATTTAGAGATGTTCTTGGAACCACTCCTTCCTGTTGAACCTTTTAGACTG AGAACTATAAGATACACGACGAGTATAATGGAACACCTGAGTTCTCTCTTGATCTTCAGGAATAAACCCAAACGAGTTGCATACATTTTGCTCTCGCTCTTTATCATGGTTGCCCTTATAATATTCTTCAATTTAACTACGTTTTAG